A genomic segment from Candidatus Brocadia sinica JPN1 encodes:
- a CDS encoding IS3 family transposase (programmed frameshift) yields MERKQYNGEFKARVAIEAIKGEKTANELAGQYGVHPTQIAQWKKQVIEEIPRIFSLKKVQDARKEDELRASLYQQIGQLKVELDWLKKKVLGSTVEERKRLIEPENEEISVSRQCELLGISRSVFYYKAIGESAYNLQLMNLIDEYYTGYPFYGVRRLTAWLRKEGHEVNPKRVKRLMRKMGLYAIYPKPWLSKGGEGHKKYPYLLRGLSIEYPDHVWCADITYIRLNQGYVYLMAIMDWYSRYVLSWETSITLDVGFCLEALDRAIRKGCPEIFNTDQGSQFTSNAFTGKLEGAGVKISMDGRGRVFDNIFIERLWRSIKYEEVYLKDYKTVREAVDGLRRYFDFYNNERLHQSLEYRAPATLYCSNKKARKGEMVNTLELTG; encoded by the exons GTGGAGAGGAAGCAATATAATGGGGAATTTAAGGCGAGAGTAGCGATAGAAGCGATAAAGGGGGAGAAGACTGCAAACGAGCTAGCAGGGCAATATGGGGTACACCCAACGCAGATAGCACAGTGGAAGAAGCAGGTAATAGAAGAGATACCGAGGATATTTTCGCTGAAGAAGGTGCAAGATGCCAGAAAGGAGGATGAATTGCGTGCGTCGTTGTACCAGCAGATAGGGCAATTGAAGGTTGAACTGGATTGGCTGAAAAAAAAAGT GTTGGGATCAACGGTTGAGGAAAGGAAGAGGTTAATAGAGCCAGAAAATGAGGAGATAAGTGTAAGTCGGCAGTGTGAGTTACTGGGGATATCCCGTTCAGTCTTTTATTATAAGGCGATTGGTGAGAGTGCATATAATCTTCAATTGATGAACCTGATAGATGAGTATTATACGGGGTATCCGTTTTATGGGGTAAGGCGGTTGACGGCATGGTTAAGAAAGGAAGGGCATGAGGTAAACCCTAAGAGGGTAAAACGGTTAATGAGGAAGATGGGATTATATGCGATCTATCCGAAGCCTTGGCTAAGTAAAGGAGGTGAAGGACACAAGAAATACCCATATTTACTCAGAGGATTGAGTATAGAGTATCCAGATCACGTGTGGTGTGCGGATATAACGTACATACGGCTCAATCAGGGGTATGTATATCTCATGGCAATAATGGACTGGTATAGTCGGTATGTGCTGTCGTGGGAGACATCAATAACCCTGGATGTGGGATTTTGTCTGGAAGCATTAGACAGGGCAATAAGGAAGGGATGCCCTGAGATATTTAACACGGACCAGGGATCGCAGTTTACGAGCAATGCGTTTACTGGGAAATTAGAGGGAGCCGGGGTAAAGATCAGCATGGATGGAAGGGGACGAGTGTTTGATAACATTTTTATAGAGCGTTTGTGGAGGTCGATAAAATACGAGGAGGTGTATTTAAAAGACTATAAGACGGTAAGAGAGGCAGTGGATGGTTTAAGGAGGTATTTTGATTTTTATAACAACGAGAGATTACATCAGTCGCTTGAATACAGAGCGCCAGCAACGCTGTATTGTAGTAACAAAAAGGCACGGAAAGGAGAGATGGTAAATACTCTTGAACTGACCGGGTAA
- a CDS encoding addiction module protein yields MVKNIDDIIDSILALPANSRAYLAELLLESLDFEEDFPISEEWMKEIKKRCQELDEGKVELISGNEGLAGLQKKYS; encoded by the coding sequence ATGGTAAAAAATATTGACGATATCATTGACAGTATATTAGCGCTTCCTGCAAATTCTCGAGCATATCTCGCTGAGTTACTTCTTGAAAGCTTAGATTTTGAAGAAGACTTCCCAATAAGTGAGGAATGGATGAAAGAAATCAAAAAACGTTGTCAGGAACTTGACGAAGGCAAAGTAGAATTAATTTCAGGAAATGAAGGACTTGCTGGGCTCCAAAAGAAATATTCATGA
- a CDS encoding IS4 family transposase, with the protein MDPFCKQQKIPTFHELFSPVQNIFHSVPPLESKGNRPLQMNFEQQLKALIYYHLEEHSSGRDLLQELQEDDFARTEIAPPDGIKKSSFFEAINHRGIEQLLFIFTKLQADATKVLPKEYEHLGELVSIDGSFIDAVLSMHWADYRKGAKKAKAHLGFNLNHSIPSKIYLTDGKGDERPFVNKILSPGQTGIMDRYYQCHKDFDLWQTEGKHFVCRIKENTNKSVIKTNPLKPGSIVFYDALVLLGTPQVNQTEKPVRLIGYWIDAKEYWVATDRHDLTAEDIASLYKLRWNIEIFFGWWKRHLKVYHLIARSQHGLMVQILAGLITYLLLAIYCHNNFKEKVSIKRVRELRIKINNEARNLNFSPFGNYNFKEHAKNYDHAKT; encoded by the coding sequence ATTGATCCGTTTTGCAAACAGCAAAAAATTCCCACGTTTCATGAACTGTTTAGTCCTGTACAGAATATTTTTCATTCGGTGCCACCTCTTGAATCAAAAGGAAACAGGCCGTTGCAGATGAATTTCGAACAACAACTCAAAGCACTTATTTATTACCATCTCGAAGAACATTCCTCAGGCAGAGATCTCCTTCAGGAACTCCAAGAGGATGATTTTGCCAGAACCGAAATAGCGCCTCCCGACGGTATCAAAAAGAGCAGCTTTTTCGAGGCCATCAACCACAGAGGCATCGAGCAACTCCTCTTTATTTTCACGAAACTTCAAGCCGATGCCACAAAGGTGCTCCCCAAGGAATATGAACATCTGGGGGAACTCGTCAGTATTGATGGTTCATTCATTGACGCAGTCCTTTCCATGCATTGGGCAGATTACCGAAAGGGGGCAAAAAAAGCAAAAGCCCACCTTGGTTTTAATCTTAACCATTCTATTCCATCAAAAATTTACCTTACCGATGGTAAAGGTGACGAACGCCCTTTCGTAAACAAAATACTCTCCCCTGGTCAGACGGGAATCATGGACCGTTATTATCAGTGCCATAAAGACTTTGACCTATGGCAGACAGAAGGAAAGCATTTTGTCTGCCGTATCAAAGAGAATACAAATAAATCCGTTATAAAAACCAATCCTCTCAAGCCAGGGAGCATAGTCTTTTATGATGCCCTTGTCCTGCTTGGAACACCCCAGGTGAATCAGACAGAAAAACCTGTTCGCCTTATCGGGTATTGGATAGACGCTAAAGAGTATTGGGTTGCAACTGACCGCCATGACCTTACTGCTGAAGATATCGCTTCTCTTTACAAGCTTCGCTGGAATATTGAAATATTCTTTGGTTGGTGGAAGCGCCACCTCAAGGTCTATCATCTTATCGCACGATCACAGCACGGATTAATGGTTCAAATACTTGCAGGGTTAATTACCTATCTTCTACTTGCTATTTACTGTCACAATAATTTCAAAGAAAAAGTTTCTATCAAAAGAGTCAGAGAGTTGAGAATCAAAATAAATAATGAAGCCAGAAACTTAAACTTTTCTCCTTTTGGTAACTACAATTTCAAAGAACATGCTAAAAATTATGACCACGCAAAAACTTAA
- the gcvPB gene encoding aminomethyl-transferring glycine dehydrogenase subunit GcvPB, giving the protein MNNTEPLIFEKSSPGRRCFILPACDVPEKPITNFLPEKMLRKQEAKLPEVSEIDVVRHFTRLSQMNFCVDTNFYPLGSCTMKYNPRINEDAARLEGFTKLHPYQPIEQCQGILKLLYELEQILVNISGMPAFTLQPAAGAHGELTGMLIIRAYLEKKGETRHKIIIPDSAHGTNPASAALCGYEVESIQSNANGLVDIEKLKAFFTRDTAALMITNPNTLGLFEKDIVEICKIAHNAGGLVYCDGANMNALLGIARPGDMGVDILHLNLHKTFSTPHGGGGPGAGPIGVTEALKPFLPVPRIDVLATERTEIAERKSAGASGRSPLLPHNSVSSVNSVAEVLRKKYILNYDYPDSIGRVRAFYGHIGMMIRAYTYLLSLGKEGVCKVGEHAVLNANYLRHKLKKYYDIPYGKTCMHEFVISAKRQKQKGVSALDIAKKLLDYGFHAPTIYFPLIVEEALMIEPTETESRETLDTFVAAMIRIAQDIEQRPEVVRNTPQTTLIGRPDEVKAAREPKLKWE; this is encoded by the coding sequence ATGAACAATACTGAACCACTCATCTTTGAAAAATCTTCTCCTGGCAGACGGTGTTTTATCCTCCCTGCCTGTGATGTACCGGAGAAACCTATAACAAATTTCCTCCCTGAAAAGATGCTAAGGAAACAAGAGGCAAAATTGCCCGAAGTTTCAGAGATCGATGTCGTACGGCATTTCACCAGACTCTCTCAAATGAACTTCTGCGTGGATACCAATTTTTACCCGTTGGGTTCATGCACCATGAAATATAATCCCAGGATTAATGAGGATGCAGCCCGCCTGGAGGGTTTTACGAAATTACACCCATATCAGCCTATTGAGCAATGTCAGGGTATCCTGAAACTCCTTTACGAGCTTGAGCAAATCCTCGTAAATATTTCGGGGATGCCAGCATTTACCTTACAACCTGCCGCTGGTGCCCATGGCGAATTAACTGGCATGTTGATCATTCGTGCTTACCTGGAGAAAAAGGGCGAAACCAGACACAAGATCATCATCCCCGATTCTGCACATGGCACCAACCCTGCCTCGGCCGCCCTTTGTGGTTATGAGGTCGAATCGATTCAATCAAATGCCAACGGTCTCGTTGACATAGAGAAATTAAAAGCATTCTTTACTCGTGATACAGCCGCCCTCATGATCACCAATCCCAATACCCTTGGTCTCTTTGAGAAGGATATTGTGGAGATATGCAAGATCGCCCATAATGCAGGTGGACTCGTCTATTGTGACGGGGCAAATATGAACGCCCTCCTGGGCATAGCCCGACCAGGTGATATGGGTGTAGACATCCTACACCTGAACCTTCATAAGACCTTTTCCACTCCACATGGCGGGGGAGGACCAGGCGCCGGACCCATTGGCGTTACTGAGGCATTAAAACCCTTTTTACCTGTCCCACGAATCGATGTATTAGCCACAGAGCGCACAGAGATCGCAGAGAGAAAAAGTGCAGGGGCTAGCGGCCGTTCGCCCCTGCTTCCTCATAACTCTGTGTCCTCTGTGAACTCTGTGGCTGAAGTGTTACGGAAAAAATATATCTTAAATTATGACTACCCTGATTCCATAGGAAGGGTCAGGGCGTTCTACGGTCATATTGGGATGATGATCAGGGCTTATACCTATCTGTTGTCACTGGGCAAGGAAGGTGTTTGCAAGGTGGGTGAACATGCCGTCTTAAATGCCAACTACCTGCGGCACAAACTCAAAAAATACTATGACATTCCCTATGGAAAGACCTGTATGCATGAATTCGTTATCTCTGCAAAAAGACAAAAGCAAAAAGGCGTGTCTGCTCTGGACATCGCCAAGAAACTACTGGATTACGGTTTCCACGCCCCCACGATTTACTTTCCATTGATTGTGGAAGAGGCCTTGATGATAGAACCTACAGAGACAGAATCACGGGAGACATTAGATACTTTTGTTGCCGCCATGATCCGGATAGCTCAAGACATAGAACAACGACCAGAGGTGGTACGTAACACGCCACAAACTACCCTGATCGGTCGTCCGGATGAAGTAAAGGCCGCCCGCGAACCGAAATTGAAATGGGAGTAA
- the hepT gene encoding type VII toxin-antitoxin system HepT family RNase toxin, with protein MVLVPEDRERLIRYADFMKSELSDFQKFSKIDWKTYNGDRDTRRNLERWIENIVTCSIDIAKVILASEDRRNPTSYKEILKELGASPHFDEVFGENISRWAVLRNILAHEYLDIRWTTIKEQHCPVRNLRKTKDNKFF; from the coding sequence ATGGTGTTAGTACCTGAAGACAGAGAGCGACTTATACGATACGCTGACTTTATGAAATCAGAGTTATCAGATTTCCAAAAATTCTCAAAAATTGATTGGAAAACTTATAATGGAGACAGGGATACAAGGAGAAATCTCGAGAGATGGATTGAAAATATAGTTACTTGTTCCATAGACATAGCCAAAGTCATCCTTGCTTCTGAAGATAGGAGAAACCCCACTTCATATAAGGAAATCTTGAAAGAACTCGGCGCTTCTCCTCACTTTGATGAGGTTTTTGGTGAGAATATCTCACGATGGGCAGTCTTGAGAAACATTCTTGCTCATGAATACCTGGATATTCGCTGGACTACCATAAAGGAACAGCATTGTCCGGTTAGAAATTTGCGTAAAACAAAAGACAATAAATTTTTTTAG
- a CDS encoding type II toxin-antitoxin system RelE/ParE family toxin, whose amino-acid sequence MKPFHFHPEALAEADEAAKFYEEQQKGLGKRFIEALTDTINRIKRNPELYRKIDDNMRKCSLLHFPYGIIYRDKNKFIEIIAVMLRCTPLSRQLFNKNKIEF is encoded by the coding sequence ATGAAACCCTTTCATTTTCATCCAGAAGCACTCGCAGAAGCAGACGAAGCAGCCAAATTTTATGAAGAGCAACAAAAAGGTCTCGGAAAGAGATTTATCGAGGCATTAACTGATACGATAAACCGAATAAAAAGGAACCCTGAACTTTATAGAAAAATTGATGATAACATGAGAAAATGTAGTTTATTGCATTTCCCATATGGTATTATTTATCGTGATAAAAATAAATTTATAGAAATAATCGCAGTCATGCTAAGGTGTACCCCATTGTCTAGACAATTATTTAATAAAAATAAGATAGAATTTTAG